The stretch of DNA ATACAAGATATAATGAAGGAAGATATAAATGTTTGATATTCAAGATAATTTATTATCCTTAATTATCGATTTATTACCTATAAATAATATCATGCTTATTAGATAAATAAGCATTTAAAATACAATCTAATATTTGATGTCTTCTCGCAAATAAAAGAATATATTGCTTTCATCTATCTATATTAGATATTTTCACTAGAGCATAAATTTTTCTAAACAAATATCTTATTTTATATACTGTACATATTTAGATATGCTAAACCTAATTTAATTGTTTAGTTTTAAAACCTTAATTTGCTGCTCATCTAGAAGAGACATTTAAACATGGCGAAATTACGCGTAGGAATTATTTTTGGTGGTCAATCAGCAGAACATGAAGTTTCATTGCAATCAGCTAAAAATATAGTTGAAACAATAGATGAAAATAAATTTGAGGTAGTATTGTTTGGTATAGATAAAGAAGGACAGTGGCATATCAATAATAAGTTGAATTATTTAATCTACGGAGAAAACGAAACTTATATTGCACTTAATAAAAGCAATAAACATATTGCTATTATTCCTGGAAGGAAACATGATCAATTTATACAAATAGACATGCTAGAGCAATTAGTTCAGCTTGATGTAATATTTCCTATTGTACATGGAACTTTAGGCGAAGATGGAAATCTACAAGGATTATTGCGTATGGCCAATTTACCTTTCGTAGGCTCTACTGTGCTTGGTTCTGCAGTTAGCATGGATAAGGATATTGCTAAACGTCTATTACGTGATGCAGATCTAGAAGTAACGCCATCTATTACTTTAACTCGTATCAATCGTGAAAATTTTAGCTACGATCAAATTATTACTTATCTTGGTTCATCGTTGTTTGTTAAACCAGCAAATCAAGGTTCATCAGTTGGAGTTTCTAAAGTTATAAATAGAATTAGTTTTGATCAAGCACTAGCGCTAGCATTCTGTTTTGATGATAAAGTATTAGTTGAATCAGCGATTAACGGCCGTGAATTAGAGTGTGCAGTTTTAGGAAATCATGATCCACAAGCAAGCCTATGCGGTGAGATTGTATTAAGTGATAACTTTTATTCGTATGAAAAAAAATATCTAAATGAGCACGGTGCAGTAGTAGTAGTACCTGCGGCTATTAGTAAGGAAGTAAGTAATAACATACAAAAAATCGCAGTTCGTGCTTTCCAGGCACTAAACTGTACTGGTATGGCAAGAGTAGATGTTTTCTTAACCACGAATAATAAAGTATTAGTTAATGAAGTAAATACTTCTCCAGGTTTTACTAGCATTAGTATGTACCCTAAATTATGGCAAGCTAGTGGAATTAGTTATCCAGCACTAATAACCCGCTTAATAGAATTAGCTATCGAGCGTTATTATGCTGAACAGAAAAAAATTAGTCATAGAGATATATATAATAAAATAGATACAGGATCGGCATGAGAGGATTTGAACCTCCGACCACCGCCACCCCATGACGGTACGCTACCAAGCTGCGCTACATGCCGTGTAAATAAATTTTGGACTCAAATAAATAGTATAAATAAGATATAGCTAATCTGTGCTTCTTAAGAAGCTTTGTCTTAATAGGTCTAATCAATAAATTAGACTCTAATAAAATCTATATGAGTAATTTG from Baumannia cicadellinicola str. Hc (Homalodisca coagulata) encodes:
- the ddlA gene encoding D-alanine--D-alanine ligase, whose amino-acid sequence is MAKLRVGIIFGGQSAEHEVSLQSAKNIVETIDENKFEVVLFGIDKEGQWHINNKLNYLIYGENETYIALNKSNKHIAIIPGRKHDQFIQIDMLEQLVQLDVIFPIVHGTLGEDGNLQGLLRMANLPFVGSTVLGSAVSMDKDIAKRLLRDADLEVTPSITLTRINRENFSYDQIITYLGSSLFVKPANQGSSVGVSKVINRISFDQALALAFCFDDKVLVESAINGRELECAVLGNHDPQASLCGEIVLSDNFYSYEKKYLNEHGAVVVVPAAISKEVSNNIQKIAVRAFQALNCTGMARVDVFLTTNNKVLVNEVNTSPGFTSISMYPKLWQASGISYPALITRLIELAIERYYAEQKKISHRDIYNKIDTGSA